A single region of the Blattabacterium sp. (Cryptocercus kyebangensis) genome encodes:
- the lysS gene encoding lysine--tRNA ligase has product MPNLSEQQIIRRKKLNQLRLLGINPYPPEEYFIKNTIFDIKKNFIEKDPISIAGRLIRLRILGKASFGEMKDHTGCIQIYFNKNHFYSEKMGKEESYNILLKKLIDIGDIIGVKGLLFKTKMDEITIHVHRLTILSKSLRPLPQVKIDKNKKIYDAFSNTEQRYRMRYVDLIVNDHVRKIFLKRTRIIREIRNFLDDKGYLEVDTPILQSIPGGAVARPFITYHNSLGIPLYLRIANELYLKRLIIGGFHGVYEFSKNFRNEGMDRIHNPEFTVLELYVAYKDYYWMMKFTEELMKCIYKKVQKEDKDILIEKNSINFKTPFPRIPILDSIQTHTGFDLRDMEEEELRKVCKKLHIEMEENIKISKAKMIENIFEEKCEKNYINPTYIIDFPIEMSPLTKKHRHKKNLSERFELLINGQEIANSYSELNDPIDQLDRFREQIKLSEKNTDESMFLDKDFIRALEFGMPPTAGIGIGIDRLVMLFTNKSSIQEVLFFPQMRPEKK; this is encoded by the coding sequence ATGCCTAATTTATCAGAACAACAAATTATACGTAGAAAAAAATTAAATCAACTAAGACTATTAGGGATAAATCCTTATCCTCCAGAGGAATATTTCATTAAAAACACTATTTTTGATATAAAAAAAAATTTTATAGAAAAAGACCCCATAAGCATAGCTGGACGTTTAATACGTTTGAGAATTTTAGGAAAAGCTTCGTTTGGAGAAATGAAAGACCACACGGGATGTATACAAATATACTTTAATAAGAATCATTTTTACTCAGAAAAAATGGGAAAAGAGGAATCCTACAATATTCTTTTAAAAAAACTTATAGATATAGGAGACATTATTGGAGTGAAAGGTCTTTTATTTAAGACAAAAATGGATGAAATTACTATACATGTCCATAGATTAACTATTTTATCTAAATCTTTACGACCATTGCCACAAGTAAAAATAGATAAAAATAAAAAAATATATGATGCTTTTTCTAATACAGAACAACGTTATCGCATGCGTTATGTAGATCTTATTGTGAATGATCATGTTAGAAAAATTTTCTTAAAACGGACTCGTATAATACGAGAAATTAGAAATTTCTTAGACGATAAAGGTTATTTAGAAGTGGATACTCCTATTCTACAATCTATTCCAGGTGGAGCTGTAGCTCGTCCTTTTATTACCTATCATAATTCACTTGGAATTCCATTGTATTTACGTATTGCTAATGAACTTTATTTAAAAAGACTAATAATTGGTGGATTTCACGGAGTCTATGAATTTTCTAAAAATTTTAGAAATGAAGGAATGGATCGTATTCATAATCCAGAATTTACTGTATTAGAACTTTATGTTGCTTATAAAGATTATTATTGGATGATGAAATTTACAGAAGAACTTATGAAGTGTATTTACAAAAAAGTTCAAAAAGAGGATAAGGACATTTTAATAGAAAAAAATAGTATTAATTTTAAAACTCCATTTCCACGAATCCCTATATTGGATTCTATTCAAACACATACTGGATTTGATCTTAGAGATATGGAAGAGGAAGAGTTAAGAAAAGTTTGTAAAAAATTGCATATAGAGATGGAGGAAAATATAAAAATTAGCAAAGCTAAAATGATTGAAAACATTTTTGAAGAAAAATGCGAAAAAAATTACATAAATCCTACTTACATTATCGATTTTCCTATAGAAATGAGCCCTTTAACGAAAAAACATCGTCATAAAAAAAATTTGTCAGAACGTTTTGAACTTCTTATAAACGGACAAGAAATTGCTAATTCTTATTCAGAACTTAATGATCCTATAGATCAACTTGATCGTTTTAGAGAACAAATAAAATTATCCGAAAAAAATACAGATGAATCTATGTTTCTTGATAAAGATTTTATACGAGCTTTAGAATTTGGTATGCCTCCTACTGCAGGTATTGGAATTGGAATAGACCGATTGGTCATGTTATTTACGAATAAAAGTTCTATTCAAGAAGTATTATTTTTTCCGCAAATGCGACCAGAAAAGAAATAA
- a CDS encoding amidohydrolase family protein, translating to MNPKKNFIEKVKKKGGWVNAHSHLDRAYTLTKKNFKYSYYSLNKKWYLVDEMKRLATEEDIYIRMEKALEYFLKQGTQALCTFIDVDEIIEDRALKAAKKLRNNYGNSIHIRFANQLLKGVLNKKSKYWFDKSVEFVDIIGGLPAKDYGKENEHLDVLLKTAKKKGKLVHVHVDQFNTSEEKETEKLAKKTIEHGMQGKVVAIHSISLAAHDRKYRYEIYRLMKKANLMVISCPIAWIDHTRSERLTPSHNSITPVDEMIPEGIIVAFGTDNICDIYKPFSDGNLWIELRVMLEACHYYDIDHLVEISTKNGLKVLGLE from the coding sequence ATGAATCCTAAAAAAAATTTTATTGAAAAAGTAAAAAAAAAAGGAGGATGGGTAAATGCGCATTCTCACTTGGATAGAGCTTATACTCTAACGAAAAAAAATTTTAAATATTCTTATTATTCCCTTAATAAAAAATGGTATTTAGTTGATGAAATGAAACGTTTAGCTACAGAAGAAGACATTTATATTAGAATGGAAAAAGCTTTGGAATACTTTTTAAAACAAGGGACACAAGCTTTATGTACTTTTATTGATGTGGATGAAATTATTGAAGACCGGGCATTAAAAGCTGCTAAAAAATTGAGAAATAATTATGGAAATTCAATCCATATTCGTTTTGCAAATCAACTACTTAAAGGGGTTTTGAATAAAAAATCTAAATATTGGTTCGATAAATCAGTAGAATTTGTAGATATCATTGGTGGATTACCTGCTAAAGATTATGGAAAAGAAAATGAACATCTAGATGTATTATTAAAAACAGCTAAAAAAAAGGGAAAATTAGTACATGTACATGTAGATCAATTTAATACAAGTGAAGAAAAAGAAACTGAAAAACTAGCAAAAAAAACTATTGAACATGGTATGCAAGGAAAGGTAGTAGCCATACATAGTATTTCTTTAGCAGCACATGATAGAAAATATCGTTATGAAATATATAGATTAATGAAAAAAGCTAATTTAATGGTAATATCTTGTCCTATTGCTTGGATTGACCATACTAGAAGTGAACGGTTGACACCTAGCCATAATTCTATTACTCCAGTAGATGAAATGATTCCTGAAGGAATTATAGTGGCTTTTGGAACAGATAATATATGCGATATATACAAACCTTTTTCTGATGGAAATCTTTGGATAGAATTACGAGTTATGTTAGAAGCTTGTCATTATTATGACATAGACCATTTGGTTGAAATTTCTACAAAAAACGGATTAAAAGTATTAGGTTTAGAATAG
- the rsmG gene encoding 16S rRNA (guanine(527)-N(7))-methyltransferase RsmG gives MELIKKYFPNLLDHQIHQLYSLKNLYEYWNTYVNLLSRKTFYNFYQQHVLFCLGIAKVFPFYPGSFVMDLGTGGGFPGIPLSIIFPNTKFILVDSIRKKIKIVEKIIYDLQLKNAHAICIRAEKLEYRFDFVVSRFVTKISKTQKWIKNKFRYKSNYIIKNGSLYLKGGDLSKELEKFPHAVEYPLMNYFREPFFITKKVIWISNI, from the coding sequence ATGGAATTAATTAAAAAGTATTTTCCAAATCTATTGGATCATCAAATACATCAATTATATTCTTTAAAAAATTTATATGAATATTGGAATACTTATGTCAATCTTCTTTCTAGAAAAACATTCTATAATTTTTATCAACAGCATGTTCTTTTTTGTTTAGGAATTGCTAAAGTTTTTCCTTTTTACCCTGGATCCTTTGTTATGGATTTAGGTACAGGAGGTGGATTTCCAGGGATCCCTTTATCTATAATTTTTCCTAATACAAAATTTATATTGGTTGATTCCATTAGAAAAAAAATTAAAATTGTAGAGAAAATAATCTATGATCTACAATTAAAAAATGCACATGCTATTTGTATACGTGCAGAAAAATTAGAATATAGATTTGATTTCGTGGTTAGCAGATTTGTAACAAAAATATCCAAAACTCAAAAATGGATAAAAAATAAATTTAGATACAAATCCAACTATATAATTAAAAATGGATCCTTATATCTAAAAGGAGGTGACCTTTCTAAAGAATTAGAAAAATTTCCTCATGCGGTAGAATATCCTCTAATGAATTATTTTAGAGAACCATTTTTCATTACCAAAAAAGTTATTTGGATTTCCAATATTTAA
- a CDS encoding pyridoxal phosphate-dependent aminotransferase — MKNRLLSKRLQNISYSQTLAMSNKARKLKNKGYDIINLSLGEPNFYPPNFVLNDAKKAIDEGLYHYYTPVSGYLELREVICKKFYRDNGLKYFPSQIVVSTGGKQSIMNVLLSLLNRKDEVIIPAPYWVSYYQMVKLCEAIPVIIPTIMEKNFKINPKNLEESITPKTKLFILNTPCNPTGSVYSYKELKNLVDIFKRHPKIIILSDEIYEHICYSGKHISIASFTDIYDRVITLNGLSKAFSMTGWRIGYIGAPEWIAKSCDKIQGQITSCANSIAQRAAISALNASPIEIEYMIKEFKKRRNLVLDMMKEIPEFQIINKPNGAFYVFPKVSDLFGKKFHGRIIKNSEDLSSFFLEKAQVSTVSGSAFGDNECLRISYASTEDKIIEALTRIKKVLN; from the coding sequence ATGAAAAATAGATTATTATCCAAACGTTTACAAAATATATCTTATTCGCAAACTTTAGCTATGTCTAATAAAGCTAGAAAATTAAAAAATAAAGGGTATGATATTATTAACTTAAGTTTGGGAGAACCAAATTTTTATCCACCAAATTTTGTTTTAAACGATGCTAAAAAAGCTATTGATGAAGGGCTCTATCATTACTATACTCCCGTATCTGGATATTTAGAACTTAGAGAAGTAATATGCAAAAAATTTTATCGTGATAATGGATTGAAATATTTTCCATCTCAGATTGTGGTTTCTACTGGTGGAAAACAATCTATTATGAATGTTCTTTTATCTTTACTTAATCGAAAGGATGAAGTTATTATTCCAGCACCCTATTGGGTAAGTTATTATCAAATGGTGAAATTATGTGAAGCGATTCCTGTGATTATTCCAACAATTATGGAAAAAAATTTTAAAATTAATCCAAAAAATTTAGAAGAATCTATTACACCAAAAACAAAATTATTTATTTTAAATACACCATGTAATCCTACAGGAAGTGTTTACTCTTATAAAGAATTAAAAAATTTAGTAGATATTTTTAAGAGACATCCAAAAATAATTATTCTTTCTGATGAAATTTATGAACACATTTGTTACTCAGGAAAACATATTAGTATTGCCAGTTTTACTGATATTTATGATAGAGTAATAACCCTAAATGGATTATCTAAAGCTTTCTCTATGACTGGATGGAGAATTGGGTATATTGGAGCTCCGGAATGGATTGCTAAGTCTTGTGATAAAATACAGGGACAAATAACTTCTTGTGCTAATTCTATCGCACAACGTGCAGCTATTTCTGCATTAAACGCTTCACCAATTGAAATAGAATATATGATCAAGGAGTTTAAAAAAAGAAGAAATTTAGTTTTGGATATGATGAAGGAAATTCCTGAATTTCAAATAATAAATAAACCAAATGGAGCTTTTTATGTATTTCCAAAAGTTTCAGATCTTTTTGGAAAAAAGTTCCATGGAAGAATTATTAAAAATTCGGAGGATTTATCTTCTTTTTTTCTTGAAAAAGCTCAAGTTTCCACTGTTAGTGGAAGTGCTTTTGGGGATAATGAATGTTTACGTATTTCTTATGCTTCCACAGAAGATAAAATTATAGAAGCCCTTACAAGGATAAAAAAAGTATTAAATTAA
- a CDS encoding dicarboxylate/amino acid:cation symporter, whose product MSIGMKVKKEKILLIAFLSFFAYVFIHLSKNFFGLDKLTLCLFRYFVISIFIFYAFLKKDLTTWILLSIIIGIEFGIDHPEIAVELRFLSQIFLRLIKTIIAPILFSTLVVGIASHSNIKQLGSMGWKSLLYFEIVTTLALFIGLIAINVSQAGVGIVMPSGITSHQFPKVESKTWQDTILHVFPENFIKSIYHGDVLPIVVFSVIFGISMLFLDEKKRRPILSFTESISEIMFKFTKIIMYFAPIGVGSAIAYTVGHMGLDILYNLFQLLFTLYIALLIFLIVVLFPILLWIKVPLRGFVKALMEPVSLAFATTSSESALPLLMENLEKLGVPRKIIAFVIPTGYSFNLDGTTLYLSLATVFVAQASGIPLSFSQQIFIGLTLILTSKGVAGVPRASLVILLATVSSFGLPTWPILAIIGIDELMDMARTTVNVIGNGLASCVIARSEGELDDEKMLDYIKKNRDNGL is encoded by the coding sequence ATGAGTATTGGAATGAAAGTAAAAAAAGAAAAAATTTTACTAATAGCATTTTTAAGTTTTTTCGCATACGTGTTTATTCACTTATCAAAAAACTTTTTTGGATTAGATAAATTAACTCTTTGCCTGTTTAGATATTTCGTTATTTCTATTTTCATATTTTATGCTTTTTTGAAAAAAGACTTAACCACTTGGATCTTATTATCCATAATCATAGGAATAGAATTCGGTATAGATCACCCTGAAATTGCTGTAGAATTGAGATTTTTATCTCAAATATTTTTGAGACTTATAAAAACTATTATAGCTCCAATATTATTTTCCACTTTGGTAGTTGGTATAGCCAGTCACTCTAACATTAAACAATTAGGAAGTATGGGGTGGAAATCCTTATTGTATTTCGAAATAGTTACTACTTTAGCCTTGTTCATTGGTCTTATTGCCATTAATGTTTCTCAAGCTGGAGTGGGAATTGTTATGCCTTCAGGAATAACTTCACATCAATTTCCAAAAGTAGAAAGTAAAACTTGGCAAGATACCATTCTTCACGTATTTCCAGAAAATTTCATTAAATCTATATATCATGGAGATGTATTGCCTATTGTTGTTTTTTCCGTAATTTTCGGAATATCTATGCTTTTTTTAGATGAAAAAAAACGTAGACCTATATTGTCATTTACAGAGAGTATTTCAGAGATCATGTTTAAATTTACTAAGATAATCATGTATTTTGCCCCTATCGGAGTCGGTTCTGCTATAGCTTATACAGTAGGACATATGGGTTTGGATATATTATATAATCTTTTTCAGTTATTATTTACACTTTATATTGCTTTGTTAATATTTTTGATAGTGGTTTTATTTCCCATTCTTTTATGGATTAAAGTTCCTTTAAGGGGATTTGTAAAAGCTTTAATGGAGCCTGTATCATTAGCGTTTGCCACTACAAGTTCCGAATCTGCTTTACCCCTTCTTATGGAAAATTTAGAAAAATTAGGTGTTCCAAGGAAAATTATTGCTTTTGTGATTCCTACAGGTTATAGCTTTAACTTAGATGGAACTACTCTTTATTTATCTTTAGCCACTGTTTTTGTAGCGCAAGCTTCTGGAATCCCTTTAAGTTTTAGTCAGCAAATATTTATAGGTTTAACTTTAATTTTAACTAGTAAAGGTGTGGCTGGAGTCCCTAGAGCCTCTTTAGTAATTCTTTTAGCAACTGTTTCTTCTTTTGGTCTACCTACTTGGCCTATATTAGCGATTATAGGAATAGATGAATTAATGGATATGGCTCGTACTACCGTAAATGTTATAGGAAACGGATTAGCTAGTTGCGTCATTGCTCGTTCCGAAGGAGAATTAGATGATGAAAAAATGTTAGATTATATAAAAAAAAACCGTGATAACGGTTTATAA
- the rpsP gene encoding 30S ribosomal protein S16 has product MSVKIRLKRIGKKHRPIYHIVVADSRSPRNGKFIEKIGTYNPNTNPPSTVLKMKNAVSWLIKGAQPTDTVRSIFSKNGVLLKKHLLEGVKRGGLSEEEVHQKFHIWKNKNLS; this is encoded by the coding sequence ATGTCTGTAAAAATACGTTTAAAAAGAATTGGAAAAAAACATAGGCCTATTTACCATATAGTTGTAGCCGATTCTCGTTCCCCACGAAATGGGAAATTTATTGAAAAAATAGGGACTTATAATCCTAATACGAATCCTCCTTCAACAGTATTAAAAATGAAAAATGCTGTATCATGGTTGATCAAAGGGGCACAACCTACTGATACGGTAAGATCCATTTTTTCTAAAAATGGAGTATTACTAAAAAAACATTTATTAGAAGGAGTTAAAAGAGGAGGATTAAGTGAGGAAGAAGTTCATCAAAAATTTCATATTTGGAAAAATAAGAACTTATCATAG
- the truB gene encoding tRNA pseudouridine(55) synthase TruB: MKNFSEFENGKLLLIDKPWGWTSFEVVKRIKKKMIGFYNRIKIGHAGTLDPLATGLLIILTGKYTKKVDSIQNYKKTYTGIIKMGCVTPSFDSETKEYNFSSTSHINSELIQKISQKFIGEIDQFPPYFSALKIEGKRFYEYARKGEKIKNMKPRRVKIYKFHILKIGIPYIKFFIECGKGTYIRSIAQDFGIEIKSGAYLLSLRRERIGPFSIKDSSMEL, translated from the coding sequence ATAAAAAATTTTTCAGAATTTGAAAATGGGAAGCTCTTATTAATAGATAAACCTTGGGGATGGACTTCTTTTGAAGTAGTTAAAAGAATTAAGAAAAAAATGATTGGTTTTTATAATAGAATAAAAATAGGACATGCTGGAACTCTAGATCCTCTTGCTACAGGTCTTTTAATTATTCTTACAGGAAAATACACAAAAAAAGTAGATTCTATTCAAAATTATAAGAAAACTTATACAGGTATTATAAAAATGGGATGTGTCACTCCATCTTTTGATTCAGAAACAAAAGAATATAATTTTTCTTCTACCTCCCACATAAATTCTGAACTTATTCAAAAAATATCTCAAAAATTTATTGGTGAAATAGATCAATTTCCACCCTATTTTTCAGCATTAAAAATAGAAGGAAAGAGATTTTATGAATATGCTAGAAAAGGGGAAAAAATAAAAAATATGAAACCTAGACGAGTAAAAATTTATAAATTTCATATCCTAAAAATTGGAATACCCTATATCAAATTTTTTATAGAATGTGGAAAAGGAACTTATATTCGATCTATAGCCCAAGATTTCGGAATAGAGATAAAAAGTGGTGCCTATCTTCTTTCTTTAAGAAGAGAACGTATAGGCCCCTTTTCTATAAAAGATTCTTCTATGGAACTATAA
- a CDS encoding undecaprenyl-diphosphate phosphatase — MNYIQSILLGIIEGITEFFPISSTGHMILASSLMGILEKKITKLFLISVQLGAIFSLVFLYGKKFFFQKWDFYLKIFIASFPIFIFGFLLKNKINFFLENPLMVSISLFIGGIVILIVENFYEKNFSKKKDYRITYFKAFIIGLGQCFSIIPGVSRSATTIVSCMLQNIKRKKAIEFSFFLSFPIIFIATCKKLFDHYFQFKYFSFSFNFRRFFIDNKFFLQEDIKLLLVGNIVAFITGILSIKCFMSYLKKNNFKIFGYYRIILGLLFIMIHYFIKPIEKL; from the coding sequence ATGAATTATATTCAGTCAATCCTATTAGGAATTATTGAAGGAATTACAGAGTTTTTTCCTATTTCTTCTACAGGACATATGATACTTGCATCTTCCTTAATGGGAATTCTAGAGAAAAAGATAACAAAATTATTTCTAATATCTGTTCAACTTGGAGCTATTTTTTCGTTAGTTTTTTTATATGGAAAAAAGTTTTTTTTTCAAAAATGGGATTTTTATTTAAAGATTTTTATAGCTAGTTTCCCCATATTTATTTTTGGTTTTTTATTAAAAAATAAAATAAATTTTTTTTTAGAAAATCCACTTATGGTATCTATTTCTCTTTTTATAGGAGGAATAGTTATTTTGATAGTGGAAAATTTTTATGAAAAAAATTTTTCTAAAAAAAAAGATTACAGAATAACTTATTTTAAAGCTTTTATTATTGGATTAGGTCAATGTTTTTCTATTATTCCTGGAGTATCTAGAAGTGCGACTACTATAGTATCTTGTATGTTACAAAACATTAAAAGAAAAAAGGCTATTGAATTTTCTTTTTTTTTATCTTTTCCTATTATTTTCATTGCTACATGTAAAAAATTATTTGACCATTACTTTCAATTCAAGTATTTCAGTTTTTCATTTAATTTTCGTAGATTTTTTATAGATAATAAATTTTTTTTACAAGAAGATATAAAATTATTATTAGTTGGAAATATAGTAGCTTTTATTACAGGAATTTTATCCATAAAATGCTTTATGTCCTATCTAAAAAAAAATAATTTTAAAATATTCGGATATTATAGAATTATTTTGGGCCTTCTATTCATTATGATACATTATTTTATTAAACCAATTGAAAAGCTTTGA
- the gyrB gene encoding DNA topoisomerase (ATP-hydrolyzing) subunit B has translation MSKKTDYTADSIQSLEGIEHIRMRPSMYIGDIGMRGLHHLVYEVIDNSVDESLAGFCNRILVTIHKNGFITVIDNGRGIPIEIHKKEGKSALEVVMTKIGAGGKFDKNSYKVSGGLHGVGISCVNALSRTLIVTIYRNGKIYQQEYFKGKALYDVKCLGNTNKRGTKIYYIADNSIFSSITYDYNILFTRLQELSFLNKGLHLFLKDERNNIEIQKKEYFFSKNGLKEYLSILDKNQESLTKNIISFEGEKENTIIEVAMQYNTSFKERIYSYVNNIHTYDGGTHLSGFRRALTRTLKKYTDGYGLLSNKDKIEFTGDDFREGITVILSIRVMEPKFEGQTKTKLSNHEVGGIVEKFVGERLNSYLEENPNDRKKIIDKVILAAKARQASKKARELIQKKNPIYNNILPGKLADCSFNDPENCEIYLVEGDSAGGTAKQGRDRNFQAILPLRGKILNVEKAMEYKIFENEEIINIFTSLGVFIEKEENKKNLNIKKLRYNKIIIMTDADIDGSHISTLILTLFFRYMKPLIEKGHIYIATPPLYLIRKGNRSQYAWSDQERENIIHKLGGRRNKVNIQRYKGLGEMNAEQLWETTMNPKKRTLRKINIENISEADKIFSILMGDEVPPRRNFIEKNAIHAKIDV, from the coding sequence ATGAGTAAAAAAACAGATTATACTGCAGATAGTATACAATCTTTAGAAGGAATTGAACATATAAGGATGAGACCTTCCATGTACATTGGAGACATAGGGATGAGAGGCTTACATCATTTGGTCTACGAAGTGATAGATAATTCTGTAGATGAATCCTTAGCAGGTTTTTGTAATAGAATATTGGTTACAATTCATAAAAATGGATTTATTACAGTTATTGATAATGGTCGTGGAATTCCAATAGAAATTCATAAAAAAGAAGGAAAATCAGCTCTTGAAGTGGTAATGACTAAAATTGGAGCAGGTGGAAAATTTGATAAAAATTCCTATAAAGTTTCTGGAGGATTACATGGTGTAGGAATTTCCTGTGTAAATGCCTTATCTAGAACCCTTATTGTTACCATTTATCGTAACGGAAAAATTTACCAACAGGAATATTTTAAAGGAAAAGCCCTTTATGATGTAAAGTGTTTAGGAAACACTAATAAGAGAGGGACCAAAATATATTATATAGCTGATAATTCTATTTTTAGTTCTATAACATATGATTATAACATATTATTCACACGTTTGCAAGAATTATCTTTTCTAAATAAAGGACTACACTTATTTTTAAAAGACGAAAGGAATAACATAGAAATCCAAAAAAAAGAATACTTTTTCTCTAAAAATGGATTAAAAGAATATCTTTCTATTCTAGATAAAAATCAAGAATCCTTAACAAAAAATATTATTTCTTTTGAAGGGGAGAAAGAAAATACCATTATAGAAGTAGCTATGCAATACAATACTTCTTTCAAAGAAAGAATTTATTCTTATGTTAATAATATTCATACTTATGATGGAGGAACTCATCTTTCTGGATTTCGAAGAGCCTTAACCCGAACGTTAAAGAAATACACTGATGGATATGGCCTTTTATCCAACAAAGATAAAATAGAATTTACGGGAGATGATTTTCGAGAAGGAATTACAGTTATTCTTTCTATAAGAGTTATGGAACCAAAATTTGAAGGACAAACTAAAACAAAATTAAGCAATCATGAAGTAGGAGGAATTGTAGAAAAATTTGTTGGGGAAAGGTTGAACAGTTATCTAGAAGAAAACCCTAATGATAGAAAAAAGATTATCGATAAAGTAATATTAGCGGCTAAAGCTCGTCAAGCATCCAAAAAAGCGCGAGAATTGATCCAAAAAAAAAATCCAATCTACAATAATATTTTACCTGGAAAATTAGCTGACTGCTCATTCAATGATCCAGAAAATTGCGAAATTTATTTGGTAGAAGGAGATTCTGCAGGGGGTACTGCTAAACAAGGTAGAGATAGAAATTTTCAAGCTATATTACCTTTACGAGGAAAAATTCTAAATGTAGAAAAAGCAATGGAGTATAAGATATTTGAAAATGAGGAAATAATAAATATATTTACCTCTTTAGGAGTTTTTATTGAGAAAGAAGAAAATAAAAAAAATTTAAATATAAAAAAACTTAGATACAATAAAATTATTATTATGACAGATGCGGATATAGATGGTAGTCATATTTCTACTTTGATTTTAACCTTATTTTTTCGTTATATGAAACCATTAATAGAAAAAGGACATATTTATATTGCTACGCCTCCACTTTATTTAATCCGAAAAGGTAATCGTTCTCAATACGCTTGGAGTGATCAAGAAAGAGAAAATATTATTCATAAATTAGGAGGAAGGAGAAATAAGGTCAACATACAACGTTACAAAGGATTAGGAGAAATGAATGCAGAACAACTTTGGGAAACGACTATGAATCCTAAAAAAAGAACCTTACGAAAGATTAATATAGAAAATATTTCGGAGGCAGATAAAATATTCTCCATTCTTATGGGTGATGAAGTTCCACCACGTAGAAATTTCATAGAAAAAAATGCGATACATGCAAAAATTGATGTTTAG